In a single window of the Rhodoligotrophos appendicifer genome:
- a CDS encoding DUF2793 domain-containing protein, with translation MSESEHLRLPYLEAAQAQKHVTVNDALDRLDTLVQLAVLDRDLTAPPGSPGEGDRYLIAPGATGLWSGHGNEIAAFQAGAWMFHAPQEGWLAWVADETLALVWDGAAWGGLPISAAALQDIALLGIGTVADGSTPLAAKLNAALFTAKTVSEGGDGDLRYTMNKESAADTASLLFQSGYSGRAELGLTGDDDLHLKVSSDGSSWHDALSVDRGSGALAIASGFTGAHALSRQWPALAAGTLAIDYADGQHAEATLTANVAVLSVTNWPASGGQLLLVVKQDATGGRSFAWPSAWQAAGGSKPVVSSGAHEKDRYLLTYDGADVVIDVLGQAYG, from the coding sequence ATGTCTGAGAGCGAGCATCTGCGGCTGCCTTATCTCGAGGCCGCACAAGCGCAGAAACATGTGACGGTGAACGACGCCTTGGACCGCCTGGACACGCTGGTGCAGCTGGCGGTGCTCGACCGCGACCTCACGGCACCCCCCGGCAGTCCGGGGGAGGGCGACCGCTATCTGATCGCACCGGGGGCTACGGGCCTCTGGTCAGGGCACGGCAACGAGATCGCTGCCTTCCAGGCCGGGGCCTGGATGTTCCATGCGCCCCAGGAGGGCTGGCTCGCCTGGGTGGCGGACGAGACCCTCGCGCTGGTGTGGGACGGTGCCGCCTGGGGCGGACTGCCCATTTCCGCCGCAGCGCTGCAGGATATTGCGCTGCTCGGCATCGGGACGGTGGCGGATGGGAGCACTCCCCTGGCGGCGAAGCTCAATGCCGCGCTGTTCACGGCCAAGACCGTGAGCGAGGGCGGGGACGGTGATCTGCGCTATACGATGAACAAGGAGAGCGCGGCGGACACCGCGTCGCTGCTGTTCCAGAGCGGCTATTCGGGTCGGGCGGAACTCGGGCTGACGGGCGACGACGACCTGCACCTCAAGGTCAGCAGCGACGGGTCAAGCTGGCATGACGCGCTCAGCGTCGACCGGGGGAGCGGGGCGTTGGCGATCGCGTCTGGCTTCACGGGGGCGCATGCCTTGTCGCGCCAATGGCCGGCCCTCGCTGCCGGAACATTGGCCATCGACTATGCCGACGGGCAGCATGCGGAGGCGACGCTCACGGCCAATGTCGCCGTGCTTTCGGTGACGAACTGGCCGGCCTCTGGCGGGCAGCTGCTGCTGGTCGTGAAGCAGGATGCCACGGGAGGACGGAGCTTCGCCTGGCCCTCGGCCTGGCAGGCGGCCGGCGGGAGCAAACCGGTGGTGAGCAGCGGCGCCCATGAAAAGGACCGCTACCTCTTGACCTATGACGGCGCGGACGTGGTGATCGATGTGCTGGGCCAGGCCTATGGGTGA
- a CDS encoding primase-helicase family protein, with amino-acid sequence MNTHAQDSFQDNSRADKAANDNSKSQHIPGDEPTGFKSDTPPPDDKPKYVTGDLLRFEREFSSTFDAETFMRLHHRKGDLGYRPGADEQGYFWQCPNETAHADQSFDRPTSFYVINASDNADSGFEMGCPDPACAHLKRNDFLDQFCVKDKVTMEALESFVAPAEDENEDEDEADEDTVSIQDYIRSRVTGTRDPEQVSNVCRGILIGPPHPPLVIGNAIKLIASLSGFTETEVKAEFDRLRKSSEKIHEAKNSKSKHNDEEFDLEDAYEKRYNKRYVFIIQDKKHYVLRVPQSRDETYELYSPQAFFDLYLWDSYYYEDSSGKTRKGYVARAWYETEHRLNFPSGIGFFPDGKIHKGYWNEYCGLAFEPNKAGSWDKLKTHMLDNICQGDKVHYEWLMSWMAFKVQHPDKKPESAVVLIGEKGVGKSKLFEWYAEIFKPHAIIATQQEHITGRFNDHLRKALLLVCEESIWAGNHKDHGALKNLITGGKVQYEAKFKTAGQGESYTALAFISNEAWVVPASLRERRYFVLGVGDQRRGDTKYFGDIDLQMKSGGKEAMLAELLEWDFSKANLRKPIKTKWLVEQAEQSMEPHEAWIVEALRSGEFLSDCRRIELNWQDETEVSKDDALQLYWSYIDSSYPTGTKRKLSRVALGRALHALIPGLVSDRQKSDGSRPYFLPPAKDMQTHFEKDGLEFEPRKRAA; translated from the coding sequence ATGAACACGCACGCCCAAGATTCATTTCAAGATAATTCGCGCGCCGATAAGGCCGCCAACGACAATTCCAAAAGCCAACATATTCCAGGCGACGAGCCGACAGGATTTAAGTCGGACACTCCTCCCCCAGATGACAAACCGAAGTATGTAACCGGCGACCTTCTCCGCTTTGAACGGGAGTTCTCCTCCACGTTCGACGCAGAAACTTTCATGCGCTTGCATCACCGCAAGGGGGATCTAGGCTATCGACCGGGCGCCGACGAGCAAGGGTACTTCTGGCAGTGCCCAAACGAGACAGCTCATGCTGACCAATCCTTTGACCGTCCCACATCCTTCTATGTGATCAACGCTTCGGATAACGCCGATTCTGGATTTGAGATGGGCTGCCCTGATCCGGCATGTGCTCACTTGAAACGGAACGATTTCCTCGACCAGTTTTGCGTCAAGGACAAGGTCACGATGGAGGCGCTAGAGAGCTTCGTGGCTCCGGCTGAAGATGAAAACGAGGATGAGGATGAGGCAGACGAGGACACCGTCTCCATCCAGGATTACATACGCTCTAGAGTGACCGGGACTCGCGACCCCGAGCAGGTTTCAAATGTCTGCCGTGGTATATTGATTGGTCCGCCCCACCCCCCGTTGGTCATAGGGAACGCGATCAAACTCATCGCCTCACTGTCTGGTTTTACGGAAACTGAAGTAAAAGCAGAGTTTGATAGACTTCGGAAATCTTCCGAAAAAATTCACGAGGCCAAAAATTCCAAATCGAAACATAATGATGAAGAGTTTGATTTAGAAGATGCATATGAAAAACGTTACAACAAACGATATGTTTTTATTATCCAAGACAAGAAGCATTACGTCCTCCGAGTCCCCCAGAGCCGCGATGAGACCTACGAACTGTACTCACCGCAAGCTTTTTTTGATTTATATCTATGGGATTCATATTATTACGAAGATAGTTCAGGGAAAACGCGAAAAGGTTATGTGGCGCGAGCTTGGTATGAAACTGAGCACAGACTCAATTTCCCAAGCGGCATCGGTTTTTTCCCTGATGGCAAGATCCATAAAGGGTATTGGAACGAGTATTGCGGTCTAGCCTTCGAGCCGAACAAGGCTGGGAGTTGGGATAAGCTAAAAACTCACATGTTGGACAACATCTGTCAGGGTGACAAAGTACATTATGAGTGGCTGATGTCCTGGATGGCGTTCAAGGTTCAGCACCCCGATAAGAAGCCCGAGAGTGCCGTTGTACTGATAGGCGAAAAGGGGGTAGGCAAATCAAAACTGTTCGAGTGGTACGCTGAGATTTTCAAGCCTCATGCAATCATTGCGACACAGCAAGAACATATCACCGGGCGGTTCAATGACCACCTCCGCAAGGCGCTCCTTCTTGTTTGTGAAGAGTCAATATGGGCTGGAAATCACAAGGATCATGGGGCTCTAAAGAATCTCATCACGGGCGGCAAAGTACAATACGAAGCGAAATTTAAAACCGCTGGACAGGGTGAAAGCTATACAGCATTAGCCTTCATCTCCAATGAGGCATGGGTTGTCCCTGCATCTCTCAGGGAGCGCCGTTACTTCGTCCTAGGTGTGGGTGATCAAAGGCGCGGTGACACGAAGTACTTTGGTGATATCGATCTGCAGATGAAATCTGGAGGAAAGGAAGCCATGCTTGCCGAACTTCTCGAGTGGGATTTCAGTAAGGCTAACCTGAGGAAGCCCATCAAGACGAAATGGTTGGTTGAACAGGCTGAGCAGAGCATGGAGCCGCACGAGGCCTGGATAGTAGAGGCTTTACGCTCAGGAGAGTTCCTTTCGGACTGCAGGAGGATAGAACTCAATTGGCAGGATGAGACTGAGGTTAGTAAGGACGATGCCCTTCAGCTCTATTGGAGCTATATCGACAGCAGCTATCCCACCGGCACTAAACGCAAGCTATCACGGGTAGCCTTGGGAAGGGCGCTTCATGCACTAATTCCTGGCTTGGTATCAGACCGGCAGAAAAGCGACGGATCGCGTCCATACTTCCTCCCTCCGGCAAAGGACATGCAAACTCATTTTGAGAAAGACGGCCTGGAGTTCGAGCCTCGGAAGAGAGCCGCCTAA